GACTACCTCGCTCACTGGTTGAGCATGGAGCGCAGGAAGGCCCCCACTCATTTACCCAAGATCTTCCATGTTAACTGGTTCAGGAAGGACCCCGCATCTGGCTCCTTCCTCTGGCCCGGATTTGGTGAAAATGCCCGCGTGCTGGAGTGGATCTTCAAGCGCTGCggcagagagagtgaggatgaagCAGCCAAGAAGAGCATTATCGGCTGGCTGCCAGTAGATGGCGCCGTCGACACTAAAGGTCTGAGTGGCAACGTGGATATGGGTGCTCTGTTTGACGTGCCTGTTCCTTTCTGGCAGAAGGAGACAAAAGAGTTGAGAGCTTACTTCACTCAGCAGGTTGGAGCTGATCTACCAGCTCAGGTGGAGGCTGAGCTGAAGGCTCTGGAGGACAGAGTACACAATTAAAAACCTACTAACATGAAGTCCATCCAGAAACAGGGAGGTGGTCACTGACTCAACATTTAGACCATCAGGGTGCAACCAGAGTCACTGGCTGGGTTCACATACACAGAGAAGTTAATATTTGAAGGGATTCAGTTCAGGAAAAGTGAGACAGATGTTCTTTCTCTGTGAACACAGTCAGTGATTTTAGTGAAAATAATCTACGATGCAGATCCTACACATTGACACTACTTGACATGAATGCTGCATCACTGAGGGACAGGTTTGCTTTGCAACATGAAGGTTAGATTTGTTTGTAGTTGTTAAACTTGTCATTAAGAGAAGCATATGTCTACCTCTATTCTCTCACATAACCTGGCATGGTCCTAAAGCCCAGTCAGCCTGGCTCTGTAGGGCCTTTGTGACATTTAGCAATACAGTTTCTAGGCCTCTAATGTTTACAGGCTAATACCCAAAGATTTAGCAAAATTCTGACAGAGATGGAtgagtttttaacattttatttacaaaatgatttcaaatgaaTTTTAAGCATCAGTTGTTTAAAGATGCTTTATTAAAAGTTTAACAGAACGCTCTTAATATTcacatatacacaaaataaaaagtcctGTAAGTAGTCAATATATTAATTCATGTACCCAACGAATACTATGCATAATCCATTTTGCcacttttgtaatgtttgtgaTTCAATTCCTTGATTTCAGGTGAtgtttacacataaatataaaatgttggACCAATAAGTGCGACTGAGATTATTAGGTATTTTGAGGAGACAAGGTTTTTATTACAGTGCAATGAATAAATATCTTCAAAAGCAGAAGCTTTGCCTCGTGcttatttttgaagtttttcaaaaatacaaatgaaaacatgGGAAACAAACAAGGtgagaaaatggaaataaaagagaagtgaTGGAGATTTAACATGCCTCGTCAAAAACCATCAAATTAAAGCATTTTACAATAAAACTAAACATATTAAATTAAAGGgtgataaaataaagtaaatgtgGACTGCAACTGCTTGTAGTAAGTTTAATATAAAAAAGTCCCTAATAGACTTCTGTATGTTTTAGTTGCACATATATAAGAGGCTGAATATTACACAGCAACAAGATTTCAGTCAGGACCCCTTTGTCAAGAAAAAATACTTAattgcaattatttatatttggcaGTATGGCTCTGGtctgggatctccctgccctTCCACATGATAACATGGAAAGcataaggcagggagagaagcagcaaagccaaacagagcaggcatcaatgacaacagcatgacattgattaagtcTGGACAGCAtgaaaggaggagctggggtggaggagagTTGCAAATGCggcttgcagagggagcagcaaataGTAGGCAGGTTAGAACAGTTAAAATAAGGTGTCATAAGTATTATTTGGCCAATTTTAGAATCTTTTGAAAGAAATCAactggccatcagctgatgaggtttgggtgagatcagctgttactaAAACTCTGGCATGATAGTAGAGTGTGACTCCGTGGCCTTCCTGACCTAACGCTGTGCTCAACTAGATAAAACATGAGCtgtaataagtaaaaaaaaaaaaaaaggaacaaaaaaaagttgtataaTGAAACTTAATGAAATGAATTTAATCCACTCATTTTTTCCTCACTTGAGCGTAGATATCTTCTGGACCGTCAGCAGGCTGTGTTCGGCTGCTTGCTGGCTTGGACACTTTGACCTGTGCATACAGTGtatcctgctgctgtccactGTCCTGCACTGAGACAGAGAGCTGTTCAGGTCCTCGCACTGAAAAGTTGATCTCCCCGTAATGGATGGTTTCCTCTGTTTCATTTGGTGGTTGATAAGTAGCCAGTACACCATCTCCTTGACTCTGAaatcaaacaagaaaacatattaaagGCAGGTGCTATGTTGTCTCCCTAAGTGATGAAACTTCTGAGGAGAGCCGTCCAGgagttgatttctt
This is a stretch of genomic DNA from Labrus bergylta chromosome 20, fLabBer1.1, whole genome shotgun sequence. It encodes these proteins:
- the LOC109989762 gene encoding phosphoenolpyruvate carboxykinase [GTP], mitochondrial-like yields the protein MLMLSGVPLVYESFNWQHGVFVGAAMRSEATAAAEHKGKVIMYDLFAMRPFFGYNFGDYLAHWLSMERRKAPTHLPKIFHVNWFRKDPASGSFLWPGFGENARVLEWIFKRCGRESEDEAAKKSIIGWLPVDGAVDTKGLSGNVDMGALFDVPVPFWQKETKELRAYFTQQVGADLPAQVEAELKALEDRVHN